A part of Longimicrobium sp. genomic DNA contains:
- a CDS encoding AAA family ATPase has translation MIDSSPAYTRMTETAAHENAPLRPPSGPEPFYVASGDEVSVFERCHARGLPVMLKGPTGCGKTRFVEHVAWRLKRPLVTVACHDDLSASDLTGRYLIRGGETVWVDGPLTTAVRQGAICYLDEVVEARQDTVVVIHPLTDDRRLLPIEKTGEIIEAAPGFQLVISYNPGYQHAMKDLKPSTRQRFVALEFDFPPAEREAEIVAHEGGVDVADARRLVKLAAGVRRLRDQGLAEVPSTRLLVATARLMAGGIDAPTACRAAFVAPLTDDPDLLAAISDLVAATF, from the coding sequence ATGATCGATAGTTCGCCGGCCTACACGCGCATGACGGAAACGGCGGCGCACGAGAACGCACCGCTGCGTCCGCCGTCCGGCCCGGAGCCGTTCTACGTCGCCTCGGGGGACGAGGTGAGCGTCTTCGAGCGGTGCCACGCGCGGGGGCTGCCGGTGATGCTCAAGGGCCCCACCGGGTGCGGAAAGACGCGCTTCGTGGAGCACGTGGCGTGGCGGCTCAAGCGGCCGCTGGTGACGGTGGCGTGCCACGACGACCTCTCGGCCAGCGACCTCACGGGGCGCTACCTGATCCGCGGCGGCGAGACGGTTTGGGTGGACGGCCCGCTCACCACGGCGGTGCGTCAGGGGGCGATCTGCTACCTTGACGAGGTGGTGGAGGCGCGGCAGGACACCGTGGTCGTCATCCACCCGCTCACCGACGACCGGCGCCTCCTTCCCATCGAGAAGACGGGGGAGATCATTGAGGCCGCGCCCGGATTCCAGCTCGTCATCTCGTACAACCCGGGCTACCAGCACGCCATGAAGGACCTGAAGCCGAGCACCCGCCAGCGGTTCGTGGCGCTGGAATTCGACTTCCCCCCCGCCGAGCGCGAGGCGGAGATCGTGGCGCACGAGGGCGGCGTCGACGTGGCGGACGCGCGGCGGCTGGTGAAGCTGGCGGCCGGGGTGCGGCGCCTGCGCGACCAGGGGCTGGCCGAAGTGCCGAGCACCCGCCTGCTGGTGGCGACCGCCCGGCTGATGGCGGGCGGCATCGACGCGCCCACCGCGTGCCGCGCGGCCTTCGTCGCGCCCCTCACCGACGACCCCGACCTCCTGGCCGCGATCTCGGACCTGGTCGCCGCCACCTTCTGA
- a CDS encoding alpha/beta hydrolase, whose protein sequence is MLRSIIISTAALVFTLGQGHAQVVNVWPGAAPESERWTHREVTVENTPVGTVIINVVSPTLTAYLPEPSKATGTGVIIAPGGGFVALAVSREGTDLARWLQERGIAAFVLKYRTVEKRTSGIPQMDMDTSGRYGIADGIQALRVVRQRAAEWGISPDRVGFVGFSAGGMVASGALLQADSAARPNFAAMIYGGPFGVIPAIPAKLPPTFMAWAQDDAVSQRLVVRFRDALMAAGHRPEVHNFSAGGHGFGMHKQGTSSDHWVDALYFWMEAQGLARRPAATGQP, encoded by the coding sequence ATGCTCAGAAGCATCATCATCAGCACGGCGGCGCTCGTATTCACGCTGGGCCAGGGGCACGCGCAGGTCGTGAACGTGTGGCCCGGCGCGGCGCCCGAGTCGGAGCGGTGGACGCACAGGGAGGTGACGGTCGAGAACACGCCGGTCGGCACCGTGATCATCAACGTCGTGTCGCCGACGCTGACCGCGTACCTTCCGGAGCCGTCGAAGGCGACGGGGACGGGCGTCATCATCGCGCCGGGCGGCGGGTTCGTCGCGCTGGCGGTCAGCCGTGAGGGGACCGACCTGGCGCGCTGGCTCCAGGAGCGGGGGATCGCCGCCTTCGTGCTCAAGTACCGCACGGTGGAGAAGCGCACGAGCGGCATCCCGCAGATGGACATGGACACCTCCGGCCGCTACGGCATCGCCGACGGGATCCAGGCGCTCCGGGTGGTGCGGCAGCGCGCGGCCGAGTGGGGGATCTCGCCCGACCGCGTGGGCTTCGTCGGCTTCTCCGCCGGAGGCATGGTGGCCAGCGGGGCGCTGCTGCAGGCCGACAGCGCGGCGCGTCCCAACTTCGCGGCGATGATCTACGGGGGACCGTTCGGCGTGATCCCCGCGATCCCCGCGAAGCTGCCGCCCACGTTCATGGCGTGGGCCCAGGACGATGCGGTGTCGCAGCGGCTGGTGGTGCGGTTCCGCGATGCGCTCATGGCCGCGGGGCACAGGCCGGAGGTGCACAACTTCAGCGCGGGCGGCCACGGATTCGGCATGCACAAGCAGGGCACCAGCAGCGACCACTGGGTGGACGCGCTCTACTTCTGGATGGAGGCGCAGGGACTCGCGCGCCGTCCGGCGGCAACGGGCCAGCCCTGA
- a CDS encoding dihydrofolate reductase family protein encodes MSKVVAIMSMSLDGYVADANDGVGEVFDWYFNSGDVEFVTGGADALTFRVSAPSAEHLRGLWSELGAVLTGRRTFEVAHGWGGNHAWGPAFVLAHSIPAGWPRPDSSVHFVTDGIESAVARARAAAAGKSVGVHGADTIQQCLNAGLLDEIHVDIAAVLLGSGVRLFDHLAGTPAVLGNPTVIAGAGVTHLRYPVTKQ; translated from the coding sequence ATGTCGAAAGTGGTCGCGATCATGTCCATGTCGCTCGACGGCTACGTAGCCGATGCCAACGATGGCGTAGGCGAGGTGTTCGACTGGTACTTCAACTCGGGCGACGTCGAATTCGTCACCGGAGGGGCGGACGCCTTGACGTTCAGGGTGTCCGCGCCGAGCGCCGAGCACCTGCGCGGCCTCTGGTCCGAACTGGGTGCCGTGCTCACGGGCCGGCGCACCTTCGAGGTCGCGCACGGCTGGGGCGGAAACCACGCCTGGGGACCCGCGTTCGTACTCGCCCACAGCATCCCCGCCGGATGGCCGCGGCCCGATTCGAGCGTCCACTTCGTGACGGATGGCATCGAAAGCGCCGTGGCCCGGGCCAGAGCCGCCGCCGCCGGGAAGTCGGTCGGGGTCCACGGCGCCGACACCATCCAGCAGTGCCTGAATGCCGGCCTTCTCGACGAGATCCACGTCGACATCGCGGCGGTCCTGCTTGGCTCCGGGGTCCGGCTCTTCGACCACCTCGCCGGCACGCCGGCGGTGCTCGGCAACCCGACGGTGATCGCGGGCGCCGGCGTCACGCACCTGCGCTACCCGGTGACAAAGCAGTAG
- a CDS encoding DinB family protein: MNFDVAAGTAILERTPHVLRAMLGGLPDVWTRADEGPDTWSAYVVLGHLVHGERTDWVERARIILAQGPERRFTPFDRFAQLREGQDRPVAALLDEFATLRAQNLATLAGWRLTDAHLALTGEHPALGTVTLRQLLATWTAHDLGHIAQIARVMARQYRDEVGPWRQYLTIMDR; the protein is encoded by the coding sequence ATGAACTTCGACGTCGCCGCGGGTACCGCGATCCTGGAGCGAACGCCGCACGTGCTGCGCGCGATGCTCGGCGGCCTTCCCGATGTCTGGACCAGGGCCGATGAAGGGCCGGACACGTGGAGTGCGTACGTGGTCCTCGGGCACCTGGTCCATGGGGAGCGCACCGATTGGGTCGAGCGTGCGCGCATCATCCTCGCCCAGGGGCCGGAGCGGCGCTTCACCCCGTTCGACCGCTTCGCCCAGCTCCGGGAAGGCCAGGACAGGCCGGTCGCCGCGCTGCTGGACGAATTCGCCACGCTCCGCGCGCAGAATCTGGCCACGCTCGCCGGATGGCGCCTGACGGACGCGCATCTCGCGCTCACGGGAGAGCACCCGGCGCTGGGCACCGTCACGCTGCGCCAGCTTCTCGCAACCTGGACGGCGCACGACCTCGGCCACATCGCGCAGATCGCGCGTGTGATGGCGCGGCAGTACCGCGACGAGGTCGGACCGTGGCGGCAGTATCTCACCATCATGGACCGGTGA
- a CDS encoding sigma-70 family RNA polymerase sigma factor: MLPAPAAHPVRAFTPTPDVADAVSEAFREQWGQIVATLIRITGDWDLAEECAQDAFARAVERWPADGVPRRPGAWLTTTARNRAIDRRRRDALGKDKLQQAIRLWHLDEPASPHDEWEPHAIPDDRLRLIFACCHPALPSDTGVALALRAVAGLSTSAIARVFRVSEMTMSKRLVRAKSKIRKAPIPFRVPPAHLLAERAEAVRKVLRLMFDEGHFAGDLRREAIRLTRMLVELMPHDAEARRLLARMLLHEKKQPHTEAAEGQGKARRTSVPFSSPPRSPCEIR; this comes from the coding sequence ATGCTTCCCGCACCCGCCGCGCATCCGGTCCGAGCTTTCACGCCGACGCCTGACGTGGCCGATGCCGTTTCGGAGGCGTTTCGCGAGCAGTGGGGCCAGATCGTCGCGACCCTCATCCGCATTACGGGCGACTGGGATCTGGCGGAGGAGTGCGCCCAGGACGCGTTCGCCAGGGCCGTGGAGCGCTGGCCGGCGGATGGCGTGCCGCGCCGCCCCGGCGCCTGGCTCACGACGACGGCGCGCAACCGCGCCATCGACCGGCGCCGGCGCGATGCACTCGGCAAGGACAAGCTTCAGCAGGCGATCCGGCTCTGGCATCTGGACGAGCCGGCGAGCCCGCACGACGAATGGGAGCCGCACGCCATCCCCGACGATCGGCTGCGCCTGATCTTCGCCTGCTGCCACCCCGCGCTGCCATCGGATACGGGCGTCGCACTGGCGCTGCGCGCGGTCGCCGGCCTGAGCACGAGCGCCATCGCGCGCGTGTTCCGCGTGTCCGAGATGACGATGTCGAAGCGCCTGGTGCGCGCCAAGAGCAAGATCCGCAAGGCACCCATCCCCTTTCGCGTCCCTCCCGCCCACCTGCTGGCCGAGCGCGCCGAGGCCGTCCGCAAGGTCCTGCGCCTGATGTTCGACGAAGGGCATTTCGCCGGCGACCTGCGCCGCGAAGCGATCCGCCTGACGCGCATGCTGGTCGAGCTGATGCCCCACGACGCCGAAGCCCGCCGCCTCCTCGCGCGCATGCTGCTGCACGAGAAAAAGCAGCCTCACACAGAGGCCGCGGAGGGACAGGGAAAGGCACGGAGGACCTCTGTGCCTTTCTCCTCACCGCCGCGTTCTCCGTGTGAAATCAGGTAG
- a CDS encoding PLP-dependent aminotransferase family protein — protein sequence MSAQSQKRRARRASRHPTPFIVLDPGHRDPLHRQLYNAIRMAIVSGRLPAGSRLPSTRALATETGVSRVTVSAAFDQLRAEGYVEARTGSGTFVRDGLPDDALHTRRSALRRTPPSTAPHAATVVPAARPVGPTGTSAFRIGLPALDLFPVGLWARIAARRWRGVAGEEAERLLGYGYPMGYDPLRKAIADYVTLSRGVRCEARQVIVTSGAQQALDLVARVLLKPGEAAWLEDPGYFGARETLRAAGAVIVPVPVDGDGLDTAAGEALNPTARLAYVSPSYQFPLGATMTMQRRLALLDWAGRAGAWIVEDDYDGEFRYVGRPLASLQGLDAERSAAGGVPGRVLYVGTFSKTLFPALRLGYVIVPEALVDTFAAAKAAADRHTATVEQAVLTDFIEEGHYTRHVRRMRLVYASRQAALIAAASTHLSRWLDLRPAAAGMHLVGWLRPDVLGGVTDEELSEAALAAGVFVTPLSSYRTPALDGDEHPTPPGGLVFGYAGCSDAMIWDGARRLGRAIEAHLERRSSTRA from the coding sequence ATGTCAGCGCAGAGCCAGAAACGGCGGGCACGGCGCGCGTCGCGGCACCCGACCCCGTTCATCGTGCTCGATCCGGGGCACCGCGATCCGCTTCACCGGCAGCTCTACAACGCCATCCGCATGGCGATCGTGAGCGGGCGCCTGCCGGCAGGCTCGCGGCTGCCGTCCACGCGCGCGCTGGCGACGGAGACGGGCGTGTCGCGCGTCACCGTCTCCGCCGCGTTCGACCAGCTGCGGGCGGAGGGGTACGTGGAGGCGCGGACGGGCTCGGGCACATTCGTGCGCGATGGGCTTCCGGACGATGCGCTGCACACCCGGCGTTCTGCGCTCCGGCGCACGCCGCCGAGCACGGCGCCGCACGCCGCCACGGTCGTGCCCGCCGCGCGCCCGGTGGGCCCGACCGGCACCTCCGCGTTCCGCATCGGGCTGCCGGCGCTGGACCTGTTTCCGGTGGGGCTCTGGGCCAGGATCGCGGCGCGGCGCTGGCGCGGGGTGGCGGGCGAGGAGGCGGAGCGGCTGCTCGGGTACGGATATCCGATGGGGTACGATCCGTTGCGGAAGGCGATCGCCGACTACGTGACCCTCTCGCGCGGCGTGCGGTGCGAGGCGCGCCAGGTGATCGTGACGTCGGGCGCGCAGCAGGCGCTCGACCTCGTCGCGCGCGTGCTGCTCAAGCCGGGCGAGGCGGCGTGGCTGGAGGACCCCGGCTACTTCGGCGCGCGCGAGACGCTCAGGGCGGCGGGCGCGGTCATCGTCCCGGTGCCGGTGGACGGCGACGGGCTCGACACCGCCGCGGGCGAGGCGCTGAACCCCACGGCGCGACTCGCCTACGTCTCACCCTCGTACCAGTTCCCGCTCGGCGCCACCATGACGATGCAGCGGCGGCTGGCGCTGCTCGACTGGGCGGGACGCGCGGGCGCCTGGATCGTGGAGGACGACTACGACGGCGAGTTCAGGTACGTCGGCAGGCCGCTGGCATCGCTGCAGGGGCTGGATGCGGAGCGGAGCGCCGCCGGCGGCGTCCCCGGCCGCGTGCTGTACGTGGGGACCTTCAGCAAGACGCTCTTCCCCGCGCTGCGGCTGGGCTACGTCATCGTCCCCGAGGCGCTCGTGGACACCTTTGCCGCGGCCAAGGCGGCGGCGGACCGGCACACCGCGACGGTCGAGCAGGCGGTCCTCACGGATTTCATCGAGGAAGGGCACTACACGCGTCACGTGCGCCGCATGCGCCTCGTGTACGCATCCCGCCAGGCGGCGCTGATCGCCGCCGCGTCCACGCACCTCTCCCGCTGGCTCGACCTGCGCCCCGCCGCGGCCGGGATGCACCTCGTCGGCTGGCTCCGCCCGGACGTGCTCGGCGGCGTCACCGACGAAGAGCTGTCGGAGGCCGCGCTCGCCGCCGGAGTCTTCGTCACGCCGCTCTCGTCCTACCGCACGCCGGCTCTCGACGGCGACGAACACCCCACCCCGCCGGGAGGGCTCGTCTTCGGCTACGCGGGATGCTCGGACGCGATGATCTGGGATGGCGCTCGGCGGCTCGGGCGGGCGATCGAGGCGCACCTGGAGCGCCGGTCCTCCACGCGAGCCTGA
- a CDS encoding heparan-alpha-glucosaminide N-acetyltransferase domain-containing protein, giving the protein MTTQSLAVPPAATQPAARVRQRVDSVDVVRGVIMILMALDHTRDFFGGASINPTDLATTTPQLFFTRWMTHFCAPVFCLLTGTAAYLARRNRTTAQLSGFLFTRGLWLVFLELTISRFLWQFNVDYKVTIITVLWALGWSMVVLAALVHFPTWVAGAFGGAMIVLHNLLDPVQAASFGSLAPLWNVLHAPGLLYAAPGRIVILAYPLIPWIGVMAVGYSLGAIYGWEPARRRRLLLRLGIALTTAFLVLRFINVYGEPFPWKAQPSATFTMLSFLNLTKYPPSLLFILMTLGPALLLLRAMDGRTPPAILRPVYVIGKVPMYYYLAHILLLHLIAVFVSYVRYGTIHYMFESPTPDRFPVTQPADWAMPLLAVYGMWMLVVVLLYPLCRWYAALKARSADPLLSYL; this is encoded by the coding sequence ATGACTACACAATCACTGGCCGTACCGCCGGCCGCCACACAGCCGGCCGCGCGGGTGCGGCAGCGGGTCGACTCGGTGGACGTGGTGCGCGGGGTCATCATGATCCTCATGGCGCTGGACCACACGCGCGACTTCTTCGGCGGCGCGTCCATCAACCCGACGGACCTGGCGACGACCACGCCGCAGCTCTTCTTCACGCGCTGGATGACGCACTTCTGCGCGCCGGTCTTCTGCCTCCTCACCGGGACGGCGGCGTACCTGGCGCGGCGCAACCGGACGACGGCGCAGCTCTCCGGCTTTCTGTTCACGCGCGGCCTGTGGCTGGTCTTCCTGGAGCTGACGATCAGCCGCTTCCTCTGGCAGTTCAACGTCGACTACAAGGTGACCATCATCACGGTGCTGTGGGCGCTAGGGTGGTCGATGGTGGTGCTGGCGGCGCTGGTGCACTTCCCCACCTGGGTGGCCGGGGCATTCGGCGGCGCGATGATCGTGCTGCACAACCTGCTCGACCCGGTGCAGGCCGCGTCGTTCGGGAGCCTGGCGCCGCTCTGGAACGTCCTCCACGCCCCCGGCCTGCTGTACGCCGCGCCGGGCCGCATCGTGATCCTCGCCTATCCGCTCATCCCGTGGATCGGCGTGATGGCGGTGGGCTACAGCCTCGGCGCCATCTACGGCTGGGAGCCCGCGCGCCGCCGACGGCTCCTGCTGCGGCTGGGGATCGCACTCACCACGGCGTTCCTGGTGCTGCGCTTCATCAACGTCTACGGCGAACCGTTCCCCTGGAAGGCGCAGCCTTCGGCGACGTTCACGATGCTGTCGTTCCTCAACCTGACCAAGTATCCGCCGTCGCTGCTCTTCATCCTGATGACGTTGGGGCCCGCGCTCCTTCTGCTTCGCGCGATGGATGGAAGGACGCCGCCCGCGATCCTGCGCCCGGTGTACGTCATCGGCAAAGTGCCGATGTACTACTACCTCGCGCACATCCTTTTGCTGCACCTGATCGCCGTGTTCGTGTCGTACGTCCGCTACGGCACCATCCACTACATGTTCGAGTCGCCCACGCCGGACAGGTTCCCCGTCACGCAGCCGGCCGATTGGGCGATGCCGCTGCTGGCGGTATACGGGATGTGGATGCTGGTGGTCGTCCTCCTCTACCCGTTGTGCCGGTGGTACGCCGCGCTGAAGGCACGCAGCGCCGACCCGCTGCTCAGCTACCTGTGA
- a CDS encoding DoxX family membrane protein produces the protein MIPLGWKPGRHVFGIGAIMLGASGLAWGDFAMFWHPVQDWMPFRQALAYIAGGALLAGGLAVQWRRTTPAGLLALAVLYLLAALLWMPRMIGYPHLFGVWSGFAQQFCLVAAALMMYAALAPSSPRWTARTMLIARLLFGLCIVSFGIAHFTAVPQTSAMVPTWLPFAPRFWALATGWAMLLAGLALMSGILARLAAWLLAALLMSFGVFVWMPKLFIAPNQHIPWGGTGVTLACAGAAWMVAEVLTTHTVPDLGTSRHTR, from the coding sequence ATGATCCCCCTCGGTTGGAAGCCCGGACGCCACGTGTTCGGCATCGGCGCCATCATGCTCGGAGCCAGCGGGCTGGCGTGGGGCGACTTCGCCATGTTCTGGCACCCGGTTCAGGATTGGATGCCGTTTCGCCAGGCGCTCGCCTACATTGCCGGGGGCGCGCTGCTCGCGGGCGGGCTGGCTGTGCAGTGGCGCCGGACGACGCCTGCCGGGCTCCTCGCGCTCGCGGTGCTCTACCTGCTCGCTGCCCTGCTCTGGATGCCGCGCATGATCGGCTATCCGCATCTGTTCGGCGTGTGGTCCGGCTTCGCCCAGCAGTTCTGCCTCGTGGCAGCCGCGCTGATGATGTACGCCGCGCTGGCGCCCTCATCACCGAGATGGACCGCTCGTACCATGCTGATCGCTCGCCTGCTGTTCGGCCTCTGCATCGTCTCGTTCGGCATCGCGCACTTCACCGCCGTCCCGCAGACGTCGGCGATGGTGCCCACGTGGCTCCCCTTCGCGCCGAGGTTCTGGGCGCTCGCGACCGGATGGGCGATGCTGCTCGCCGGACTCGCCCTGATGTCGGGGATCCTGGCAAGGCTCGCCGCGTGGCTGCTGGCGGCGCTGCTGATGTCGTTCGGCGTGTTCGTCTGGATGCCCAAGCTCTTCATCGCGCCGAACCAGCACATCCCGTGGGGTGGCACCGGCGTCACGCTCGCCTGCGCCGGAGCCGCCTGGATGGTGGCCGAGGTACTCACAACGCACACCGTCCCCGATTTGGGGACATCGCGGCACACCCGATAA
- a CDS encoding aminotransferase class V-fold PLP-dependent enzyme, giving the protein MIDERQIAAWRAETPGCAHRVHLNNAGAALMTQRVSNAIRDYIDFETTVGGYEAADLRGEEIARSYAAVATLCGTTPEHIAITSSATAAFVQAASTIDFQPGDVLVTSRLDYTSYQIQYLSLAERCGVTVLHAPDLPEGGIDPQGVRELLRSNPRCRMVSVSWIPTHAGTIQDVAAVGAACEEFGVPYHVDACQAVGQLPIEVASLKCDYLSATGRKFLRGPRGTGFLYVSDRALQRGDRPLYIDMRGARWTSPRAFEPAPDAKRFEEWEFAYALVLGLGEAARHAVEAGIERCGARAHALARDTRERLAALPGATVLDRGQHLSALVTVSFEGRDGKDVVAALATRGINTVATLAWYGMLDLGARGVASAIRISPHYYNTSAELDLLIAALEEVLSSA; this is encoded by the coding sequence ATGATCGACGAACGGCAGATCGCGGCGTGGCGCGCGGAGACCCCCGGGTGCGCACACCGGGTGCACCTCAACAACGCCGGCGCCGCGCTGATGACGCAGCGGGTGTCGAACGCGATCCGCGACTACATCGACTTTGAGACCACCGTCGGCGGCTACGAGGCCGCGGATCTGCGCGGCGAGGAGATCGCCAGGAGCTACGCGGCGGTCGCCACCCTGTGCGGCACCACGCCGGAGCACATCGCCATCACGTCCAGCGCCACGGCCGCGTTCGTTCAGGCGGCCAGCACCATCGACTTCCAGCCCGGCGACGTGCTCGTCACCAGCCGCCTGGACTACACCTCGTACCAGATCCAGTACCTGTCGCTGGCAGAGCGGTGCGGGGTCACCGTCTTGCACGCGCCCGACCTGCCGGAGGGCGGAATCGATCCACAGGGAGTACGCGAGCTGCTGCGGAGCAACCCTCGCTGCCGGATGGTCTCCGTATCCTGGATCCCCACGCACGCCGGCACCATCCAGGACGTGGCCGCGGTGGGCGCCGCCTGCGAGGAGTTCGGCGTGCCCTACCACGTCGATGCCTGCCAGGCCGTCGGCCAGCTTCCGATCGAGGTCGCCTCCCTGAAGTGCGACTATCTCTCCGCCACCGGCCGCAAGTTCCTGCGCGGCCCCCGCGGAACCGGCTTCCTCTACGTCTCGGACCGCGCCCTCCAGCGCGGAGACCGCCCCCTCTACATCGACATGCGCGGCGCGCGGTGGACCTCCCCCCGCGCCTTTGAGCCCGCGCCCGACGCGAAGCGGTTCGAGGAGTGGGAGTTCGCCTACGCTCTCGTCCTCGGCCTCGGCGAAGCCGCCCGGCACGCCGTGGAAGCAGGCATCGAGCGCTGTGGCGCCCGTGCCCACGCCCTTGCCCGCGATACAAGGGAGCGGCTCGCCGCCCTCCCCGGAGCCACCGTGCTCGACCGAGGGCAGCACCTTTCCGCCCTGGTCACCGTTTCCTTCGAAGGGCGGGACGGCAAGGACGTGGTCGCCGCCCTCGCCACGCGCGGCATCAACACCGTCGCGACGCTCGCCTGGTACGGCATGCTCGACCTCGGCGCGCGCGGCGTCGCATCCGCCATCCGCATTTCGCCGCACTACTACAACACCTCCGCCGAGCTCGACCTACTGATCGCCGCCCTTGAAGAGGTCCTGTCGAGCGCGTAG